The following nucleotide sequence is from Corylus avellana chromosome ca7, CavTom2PMs-1.0.
TTAGGCTTTTCTGGTTGCAACCACACAAATGCAGATATATGACTTTTCAGGCACCAACACcagtttgtttattttgctttgaGTTTGCCTAATCATGTGAGACATCTAAACCTGCATTGCTGCTGTTATTGCGTTGCCATTAACCCATGTTATGCTATTATCATCCCCATCTTCAGTATTTACATCATACAtacataatttaaaatagtTCAGCACAACCGCAGACGTAATTCACCAATTCTGTTGTAATGGTTCAGGTTGACATCATAGGAGTTGGTTGCTATTCTTCCAAGGACTTGTGGACATGGAAAAATGAGGGCATTGTGCTGGCAGCAGAGGAATCAAATGAAACCCATGATCTCCACAAATTAAACGTTCTTGAGAGGCCAAAAGTGATTTACAACGAGAAGACAGGAAAGTATGTAATGTGGATGCATATTGACGATACCAATTACACCAAAGCCTCCATCGGTGTTGCCGTTAGTGATTACGCCACCGGTCCTTTTAACTATCTCCATAGCAAAAGGCCTCATGGGTTTGAAAGCAGGGACATGACAGTCTTTAAAGATGACGATGGTGTAGCGTATCTGATATACTCCTCTGATGACAATAGTGAACTCCATATTGGACCACTAACTGAAGATTATCTTGATGTGACACAATTCATGAGAAGGATTCTTGTTGGACACCACCGGGAAGCCCCTGCTTTGTTCAAGTACCAGGGAACTTATTACATGATCACATCAGGCTGCACTGGTTGGGCCCCAAATGAGGCACTTGCTCATGCAGCTGAGTCAATCATGGGGCCATGGGAGACAATGGGAAATCCATGCGCTGGAGGGAGCAAAATGTTTCGGCTTACAACGTTTTTTGCGCAGAGCACATTTGTGATTCCTCTGCCAGGTTTTCCTGGCCTGTATATTTTCATGGCAGATAGGTGGAATCCAGCTGACTTGAGGGACTCAAGATACGTGTGGTTGCCTTTGATTGTTGGGGGGCCAGCTGATCGCCCACTTGAGTATAATTTCGGATTCCCATTGTGGTCAAGACTCTCAATATATTGGCATAGAAAGTGGAGACTTCCTCAGGGGTGGAGTGGGTTGAAGTGATGCAGGTTTTTCATATATTTGGTGGCTTTTTGGTCACTCTTCCACTGGCTTAACATTGATGTCTTGGGATTTGCATATTTCACAGCATGAGGATTCAGATACAAACAAATGCTCAGTTTCAATCACACGCCTTTGTTTAGGTAATGTTAATATTAGCTCTGAGGCGGGATGTATTTTTCCCACATGAATTGCCcgttttattgaaattttgcTAATAATTAATTCGGTGATTCAAGCATTGTCAACCCTTCGTGTCTTGACTTCACTTGTTCATGAATCTATTTTCTATGGTACTTCTAAATATACTATATTACTCTATATGTAGGCCTTAATTGAAACATCATCAGAAATGTGTTTCAggcctcctttttttttttctttttttcttttttcttttttcttttttttttttaaataaaactttattttagatCTCGAACAATAGAGTAGTTCATATGAGAGTCTGTTTGAATCACACCTGCTTAGGTAGGTGCCCAGCACCCGAATCTCACTTGCTCGGATTGTTCGAGTGCTTGTCCGAACAGATAAAGCTCAAATGACCTCTCATATGAGGCTGCCCTATTGCCATTCCCATCGAAGAAACCCAACCATAGTCTTGTATTTGCGCAGTCATTGGTCACTCTTTCAGCCCTATCTAACCAAACCCAACCTCAATGACCACTTTCACCACCCACCATTTGTTTATTATCACCAATTGCAAATGGGGAGAATTAAGAAGAggtttcaaacattttttttttttttgccatgtcaATTTGAGTGTGAAAATGTATATTAGcccagccaaaaaaaaaaagtaaaatcattGGTGCGGGGAGAAATTTGCATTATATACTGTCGGTAATATAAATTATAGGTGGACTCACTCAAGCAACCTACTACATGAAAAATAACTACACAAATCCACTACATGAAGAATAACTCCCACTACATAAAAATGACTGCACCATTGATCAAACGGTTCTGAGCCTACCACGTGACAAGCATCCAAGGGACCATCTCCATAGAGTCTCTCATTAAAAGGGAAAACAAGTACCCCAAATTAGACATGCCCATAtacattctctctctttaaactttttttcttttctttttccattaaGTTATTTTATCAATCAATTTACTCACATATGAGCATAGAGTGTTCCTCATCTCCCATTTTAGTgataattttctctattttgcaAAGTTACTTGTAAAATTGCTTCAACATATATCAACTGTCATTTGGCCCACCACAagggtggtagttgagttggtagaagaattcctttcatcctagtggtcgcgtgttcgaatccgcttgcggtagtagatgcgtgaaccagatgctactttaaaggggctctactggctcacacatttgtggggttgtggtgacggaCTCGCTTtcccaggcagtagctatggctcaaatcGGATATTCTACAATGGGTGGGAACCCTGATGGTAACGCCCAAGGGGAGAAACTACATTGGTCGCCTCTTCccactttttaaattaaaaaaaaaaaaaaaaaaaaaaaaaaaactgtcattTGGCCCATACATTATGCTACAATGtgttacctttttctttttcctcatcATGATAAAATGTCTCACCAAATTCGGTCCCCCACTCCCCAAATATTCAGGACTTGCTTGCCATGCCACTCCAATGGACCACGATGGTGACACAGTGGAGTGGTTTGCCAACATAGATTAATAAAAGTAATCTGATTAACCTTAATTACTATATGTTACTTCCCAAACAAAATTGGACCGTCATAAATCGCTccgaaaaagaaattttattgattATCTTCCGATTGGTTGTGGGAATGGAATGATGATATTTGTCTGATTCAAATTGGGCCATGTAGTAAGGCCCTAGCGTTTGCTTGGCCAGAAATACTGTTCAAGGTTTGTACCATACGCTAGAATCTGGTCCCATGGCCCCTAAAAAAGTAGAACAGCTGGTCCTGTCACCGTGAGAAAAGGAGAAACCATAGCTCAAAGCTAAAGAAGTCCCACTTTTTGCAAAAACCCACatgaaaaaaccctaaaaaaaaaaaaaaaaaaaaaggtactgtGGAAAGAGCGTAAGCATGTTAACGTGGAGGGGGCAAGTCTCATCAGAACGATATAAGATGTGCGCGGCTCTAAAAAGAAGTTCCCACTACTATGCTTTCTCTTCTTCTGTGGGGGGCAAAAACGTACCGCCATGAAAGAGTTTTCTGGTGGGTGGGGGCCGTGGGATAGGCTTATTAAAGCTTTTTCTGTCAATGGAAAAGTTGATGATTAAATAAATTGGCCTGGGAGAGGAGACCATATCAACGCAGCGTGCTGGCCACTAAAAACCCCTTCCCCCTTGTGCCACTATTGACCAAACACCTTTTTTTATGAGATTCTCCAAACACAACCCAACCCAATGGCCGTCCAAAGATTCTATGGCCCCAAAAATTAGATAATGACCTTTTACTTGTTCTTCAttttaaaccctttttttttttttttttagctcttaattaatatatacatatatatatatccttttgctGATATCACCTTAATACACCAAATACCAACTCCCATATCAGAAGTTTGGACTATATATGTATTCCATAATATAAAAACTTTAGTTTTATTAGGGTTTTCAACGACCatctaaattaagaaaataaaagatgcTTCCAAGTAATTTAACATCAAGTGCTTTTAAGTcttaaattgtatatataggtTAAGGATATAGACAAGTGAGCAGGTCATCCATCTCTAGTCAAACTTTCACCATTTCCGTCTTATACGTCATAAATCAAGTGCATGGCAATATTAATCCTATGTAGCTAATTGAGAGTTTATTAGATCTTGAGCATGTTATAACTAAATTACACCCACCGACCCACCGCACTAATTATACGAGAAATACTCTATATGGGGTTACATTATCCTCAAAGGCTTCGGGGGTGTTCTATTAGGGTTGGCAAACCATGggaaattaatatttatatgttttttttttttgggttttcaaaacaaaatgaaaaaaaaatagtacttaTTACTTTTCCAATATCAAagacaaaagggaaaaaaataaataaataaaacaaaactctactaaaaaaaattaaaattaaaaccataaccAAAAccataaccttttttttttttccccacaaAAGGAGAAATAATCACAATGTAGTAATTAAAACAAGAGTAATGAAGATAAATTTACTTCATTCCTATTCAAATATTCAAGCAAATCCCTTccctctctctcctttctctcctCCAAAACACACCCACACATTCCATCCCATGCAcgcaccaaaaaagaaaagaaaaagaaaaagaaaaagaaaaagaaaaggaaaaaacaagtaATTATTACACGTGCGGATCAATCCCAAGCGCGTGAAACCCCGGCGCGCGCCGCAGTCAAGGCCTCCATGCACTTGTCCACA
It contains:
- the LOC132187668 gene encoding uncharacterized protein LOC132187668 isoform X1; amino-acid sequence: MRIKNKYRKPTTFNCNAGGRCSMSAVVWSLVGCLLMLHLYSLARHKDGVGGEIQLRMSQHPQFRELLEVEEENIQMPPPRKRSPRAAKRKPKRSTTLIDEFLDENSQLRNTFFPDQRTAIDPMKDTGNDSFYYYPGRMWLDTEGNPIQAHGGGILYDQKSRTYYWYGEYKDGPTYHAHKKGAARVDIIGVGCYSSKDLWTWKNEGIVLAAEESNETHDLHKLNVLERPKVIYNEKTGKYVMWMHIDDTNYTKASIGVAVSDYATGPFNYLHSKRPHGFESRDMTVFKDDDGVAYLIYSSDDNSELHIGPLTEDYLDVTQFMRRILVGHHREAPALFKYQGTYYMITSGCTGWAPNEALAHAAESIMGPWETMGNPCAGGSKMFRLTTFFAQSTFVIPLPGFPGLYIFMADRWNPADLRDSRYVWLPLIVGGPADRPLEYNFGFPLWSRLSIYWHRKWRLPQGWSGLK
- the LOC132187668 gene encoding uncharacterized protein LOC132187668 isoform X2, which produces MSGNLAALKVRGFAGGRCSMSAVVWSLVGCLLMLHLYSLARHKDGVGGEIQLRMSQHPQFRELLEVEEENIQMPPPRKRSPRAAKRKPKRSTTLIDEFLDENSQLRNTFFPDQRTAIDPMKDTGNDSFYYYPGRMWLDTEGNPIQAHGGGILYDQKSRTYYWYGEYKDGPTYHAHKKGAARVDIIGVGCYSSKDLWTWKNEGIVLAAEESNETHDLHKLNVLERPKVIYNEKTGKYVMWMHIDDTNYTKASIGVAVSDYATGPFNYLHSKRPHGFESRDMTVFKDDDGVAYLIYSSDDNSELHIGPLTEDYLDVTQFMRRILVGHHREAPALFKYQGTYYMITSGCTGWAPNEALAHAAESIMGPWETMGNPCAGGSKMFRLTTFFAQSTFVIPLPGFPGLYIFMADRWNPADLRDSRYVWLPLIVGGPADRPLEYNFGFPLWSRLSIYWHRKWRLPQGWSGLK